One Halomonas sp. THAF5a genomic region harbors:
- a CDS encoding TIGR00730 family Rossman fold protein — MSRFCVYLGSREGRDPQHLAAAERLGEELARRGHGLVYGGARVGLMGRLADAVMAAGGEAIGVMPDHLVEREQAHQGLTRLVRVRNMHERKASMAAHADAFIALPGGIGTLEELFEAWTWHYLGLHDKPIGVLDSAGFYAPLLTFLDSTVEQGFLDGRTRAELIDAADPADLLDALEARLGQHA, encoded by the coding sequence ATGTCGAGATTCTGCGTCTACCTGGGGTCCCGGGAGGGCCGCGACCCGCAACACCTCGCGGCCGCCGAGCGGCTCGGCGAGGAGCTCGCCCGCCGCGGCCACGGCCTGGTCTACGGCGGCGCCCGCGTCGGCCTGATGGGCCGCCTGGCCGATGCCGTGATGGCCGCCGGCGGCGAGGCGATCGGGGTGATGCCCGACCACCTGGTCGAGCGCGAGCAGGCCCACCAGGGCCTGACCCGGCTGGTGCGGGTGCGCAACATGCACGAGCGCAAGGCCAGCATGGCCGCCCATGCCGACGCCTTCATCGCGCTGCCGGGCGGTATCGGCACCCTCGAGGAGCTCTTCGAGGCCTGGACCTGGCACTACCTGGGCCTGCACGACAAGCCCATCGGCGTGCTCGACAGCGCCGGCTTCTACGCGCCGCTGCTGACCTTCCTCGACAGCACCGTGGAACAGGGTTTCCTGGACGGTCGCACCCGGGCCGAGCTGATCGATGCCGCCGACCCCGCCGACCTGCTGGACGCCCTGGAGGCCCGGCTGGGCCAGCACGCCTGA
- a CDS encoding DUF501 domain-containing protein — MVIRTDQAPDERQLAIIAEQLGRAPRGIEALAATDGEGTPLVLRMAPIVDGKPFPTLYWLCSERLKIEISHIEAAGVIKQLETRLKEDPEFLAAYHRSHDAYVAARWAYMSEAQKAEVARLGYDGVLTARGIGGIANRDQVRCLHTQYAHHLCGENVIGQWLDEHYAVADCLP, encoded by the coding sequence ATGGTGATCCGAACCGATCAGGCCCCCGATGAGCGCCAGCTGGCCATCATCGCCGAGCAGCTCGGCCGCGCGCCCCGCGGCATCGAGGCGCTGGCCGCCACCGACGGCGAGGGCACCCCGCTGGTGCTGCGCATGGCGCCCATCGTCGACGGCAAGCCGTTCCCGACCCTCTACTGGCTCTGCTCGGAGCGTCTCAAGATCGAGATCTCGCACATCGAGGCCGCCGGGGTGATCAAGCAGCTGGAGACCCGCCTCAAGGAGGATCCCGAATTCCTGGCCGCCTACCACCGCAGCCACGACGCCTATGTCGCGGCGCGCTGGGCCTACATGAGCGAGGCGCAGAAGGCGGAAGTCGCCCGCCTCGGGTATGATGGCGTCCTCACCGCGCGCGGCATCGGCGGGATCGCCAACCGCGACCAGGTGCGCTGCCTGCATACCCAGTATGCGCACCACCTGTGCGGCGAGAACGTCATCGGCCAGTGGCTCGACGAGCACTACGCGGTCGCCGACTGCCTGCCGTGA
- the ybaK gene encoding Cys-tRNA(Pro) deacylase, whose amino-acid sequence MTPAVTALEKAGVTFRLDSYDHDPRTTAYGEEAARALGLPADEVYKTLLARLDDGRLVVAIVPVPCQLDLKALARAAGARKASLADPAEAERATGYVVGGISPLGQRKRLPTFLDESVRGREAIHVSAGRRGLELCLSPSDLARLTGAREAPLARR is encoded by the coding sequence ATGACCCCGGCGGTGACGGCGCTGGAGAAGGCCGGCGTGACCTTTCGGCTCGACAGCTACGACCACGACCCGCGCACTACCGCCTACGGTGAGGAGGCCGCCCGCGCCCTGGGCCTGCCGGCCGACGAGGTCTACAAGACGCTGCTCGCCCGCCTCGACGACGGCCGGCTGGTGGTGGCCATCGTGCCGGTGCCCTGCCAGCTCGACCTCAAGGCCCTGGCCCGGGCCGCCGGGGCGCGCAAGGCGAGCCTCGCCGACCCCGCCGAGGCCGAGAGGGCCACCGGCTACGTGGTGGGCGGCATCAGCCCGCTGGGCCAGCGCAAGCGCCTGCCCACCTTCCTCGACGAGAGCGTCCGGGGCCGGGAGGCGATCCACGTCAGCGCCGGCCGGCGGGGACTGGAGCTCTGCCTCTCCCCGAGCGACCTGGCGCGGCTCACCGGCGCCCGCGAGGCGCCGCTGGCCCGGCGCTGA
- a CDS encoding thioesterase family protein has translation MFVRTVEPAFYDTDALGHVNNTRLPAWFELARNDLFRLFTPDLDPRKWRLIMARMEVDYRAELQYGREIEIRTYVSRLGNSSFTVSQEARQDGQLTNLGHTVMVHFDHATKQAVPIEGALREALEAHRQPEPADA, from the coding sequence ATGTTCGTTCGCACCGTGGAACCCGCCTTCTATGACACCGATGCCCTGGGACACGTCAACAACACCCGGCTGCCGGCCTGGTTCGAGCTGGCCCGCAACGACCTCTTCCGGCTCTTCACGCCGGACCTGGACCCGCGCAAGTGGCGGCTGATCATGGCCCGCATGGAGGTCGACTACCGGGCCGAGCTGCAGTACGGCCGCGAGATCGAGATCCGCACCTATGTCTCGCGCCTCGGCAACAGCTCCTTCACCGTGAGCCAGGAGGCCCGGCAGGACGGGCAGCTGACCAACCTCGGCCATACCGTCATGGTGCATTTCGATCATGCGACCAAGCAGGCCGTGCCCATCGAGGGCGCACTGCGCGAGGCCCTGGAGGCCCATCGCCAGCCTGAGCCGGCCGACGCATGA
- a CDS encoding MalY/PatB family protein, with amino-acid sequence MEFDFATPVERRHPPEGDWPSQKWHRYGEDVLPLWVADMDFASPPAVIEALEARVAHGVFGYGQVPESLRQALCDWSAEHYGWALDPAWQLWLPGVVPALHLASLALTAPGDGVLTVTPIYPPFLQVAERTGRLPQQAALSPPAAPGEPWRLDLEALEAAITPETRLLLWCQPHNPTGRVWTREELAGLAALVVRHDLLVVSDELHCDLLLDEGARHVPLAAAFPELASRTLTLWAPSKTFNLAGLTTACAVIPDAELRRRFAAAAKGLQPDGNVLGLVAAEAAYRHGEPWRQALLETLRDHRRRLVERVARWPGVTLSVPASTYLAWLDLREAPALQGGDASPQRLLLERAGVALSDGADFGWPGFVRLNFGTTASQLEAALQRLDAVLAG; translated from the coding sequence ATGGAATTCGATTTTGCCACGCCCGTCGAGCGGCGCCACCCACCGGAGGGTGACTGGCCCTCGCAGAAGTGGCATCGCTACGGCGAGGACGTGCTGCCGCTGTGGGTCGCCGACATGGACTTCGCCTCGCCGCCGGCGGTCATCGAGGCGCTTGAGGCGCGGGTCGCCCACGGCGTCTTCGGCTACGGCCAGGTGCCCGAGAGCCTCCGGCAGGCGCTCTGCGACTGGAGTGCCGAGCACTACGGCTGGGCCCTCGACCCGGCCTGGCAGCTGTGGCTGCCGGGCGTGGTGCCCGCCCTGCACCTGGCGAGCCTGGCGCTCACCGCGCCGGGGGATGGCGTGCTCACGGTCACGCCCATCTACCCGCCCTTCCTGCAGGTCGCCGAGCGCACCGGCCGCCTGCCCCAGCAGGCGGCGCTGAGCCCTCCGGCGGCGCCCGGGGAGCCCTGGCGACTCGACCTCGAGGCGCTGGAGGCGGCGATCACTCCCGAGACCCGGCTGCTGCTGTGGTGCCAGCCCCATAACCCCACCGGCCGCGTCTGGACGCGGGAGGAGCTGGCGGGGCTCGCCGCGCTGGTCGTGCGCCACGACCTGCTGGTGGTCTCCGACGAGCTGCACTGCGACCTGCTGCTCGACGAGGGGGCCCGCCATGTGCCCCTGGCCGCCGCCTTCCCCGAGCTTGCCTCGCGCACCCTGACCCTCTGGGCCCCCTCCAAGACCTTCAACCTGGCGGGGCTCACCACGGCCTGCGCGGTGATCCCCGACGCCGAGCTGCGCCGGCGCTTCGCCGCGGCGGCCAAGGGCCTGCAGCCGGACGGCAACGTGCTCGGGCTGGTGGCCGCCGAGGCAGCCTATCGCCATGGCGAGCCCTGGCGCCAGGCCCTGCTCGAGACGCTGCGCGACCATCGCCGGCGGCTGGTCGAGCGGGTGGCGCGGTGGCCGGGGGTGACCCTGAGCGTGCCCGCGTCCACCTACCTGGCCTGGCTGGACCTGCGCGAGGCCCCGGCCCTGCAGGGCGGCGACGCCTCGCCCCAGCGCCTGCTGCTGGAGCGGGCGGGCGTCGCCCTCTCCGACGGCGCCGACTTCGGCTGGCCGGGCTTCGTGCGGCTCAACTTCGGGACCACGGCGAGCCAGCTGGAGGCGGCCCTGCAACGCCTGGACGCCGTGCTGGCGGGCTGA
- a CDS encoding tetratricopeptide repeat protein: MPIVDPRTGEPLTTDTSAGEPSAGPAQGQQADVVLDVDRSNVQQMLETSMQVPVLLDCRSQGEAASQQLSQVLEKLAREYQGAFLLGRLDIDQEPEIAAQLGVQAAPDVKLISQGGLVDHFQGALPEKQVREWLGRYFPAPEEAPQAPEDQAAEALAAGDAATARRIYQELIQQYPQHTPYQVELARALVADGEADQARELLDNLPPEERDAAPARGVRASIAFGEQAPSAEALAALGDRDDSEAQFQRALRQLADGQYEAGLEALLALMKRDRAYGEDAARRTLLQAFDALGADHPLTVTYRRKLFALLY; this comes from the coding sequence ATGCCCATCGTCGACCCCCGCACCGGTGAGCCGCTCACCACCGACACCTCCGCCGGCGAGCCCAGCGCCGGGCCTGCCCAAGGCCAGCAGGCCGATGTCGTCCTCGACGTCGACCGCAGCAACGTCCAGCAGATGCTCGAGACCTCCATGCAGGTGCCGGTGCTGCTCGACTGCCGGAGCCAGGGCGAGGCGGCGAGCCAGCAGCTGAGCCAGGTGCTGGAAAAGCTGGCCCGGGAGTATCAGGGCGCCTTCCTGCTGGGCCGCCTGGACATCGACCAAGAGCCGGAGATCGCGGCCCAGCTGGGCGTGCAGGCCGCCCCCGACGTCAAGCTGATCAGCCAGGGCGGCCTGGTCGACCACTTCCAGGGTGCCCTGCCGGAGAAGCAGGTCCGCGAGTGGCTGGGCCGCTACTTCCCGGCCCCGGAGGAGGCGCCCCAGGCGCCCGAGGACCAGGCCGCCGAGGCCCTGGCCGCCGGCGATGCCGCCACCGCCCGGCGCATCTACCAGGAGCTCATCCAGCAGTACCCCCAGCACACGCCCTACCAGGTGGAGCTGGCCCGCGCCCTGGTGGCCGACGGCGAGGCCGACCAGGCCCGCGAGCTGCTCGACAACCTGCCGCCGGAGGAGCGCGATGCCGCCCCGGCCCGGGGCGTGCGCGCCAGCATCGCCTTCGGCGAGCAGGCCCCCTCCGCCGAGGCGCTGGCGGCCCTGGGCGATCGCGATGACAGCGAGGCGCAGTTCCAGCGCGCCCTGCGCCAGCTGGCCGACGGCCAGTACGAGGCCGGTCTGGAGGCCCTGCTCGCCCTGATGAAGCGCGATCGCGCCTACGGCGAGGATGCCGCCCGCCGCACCCTGCTCCAGGCCTTCGATGCCCTGGGCGCCGATCATCCGCTGACGGTCACCTACCGCCGCAAGCTCTTCGCCCTGCTCTACTGA
- a CDS encoding dicarboxylate/amino acid:cation symporter produces the protein MAGTQAPTRRGILSPWTRLPLWKQIFIALVLGLSLGVLLNQTGHADLAADIKPLGDLFIRGIKMLIVPLVFISLVTGVASLNDMAKIGRLSLKTLVLYLGMTAVAITLGLGLASLFQPGVGIDLGSAASVDVREPPTAVDTLLGLVPTNAVEAFAEGNVLQIIVFAILFGLSITLVGEKARPVKAFFDSAADIIYRMTSIIISFTPYGVFALMTWVAGTYGLAMLAPLAKVIGIVYLGCLLHAVVVYGGLLRLLARLNPVRYFQGSVEPIMLAFTSTSSSGTLPVTMMAAEQNLGVKRSVSSFVLPLGATINMDGTALYQGVCALFIAQAYGVDLGAAEFVTIILTATLGSIGTAGVPGAGLIMLSLVLTSVGLPLEGVAIIAGIDRILDMARTGLNVAGDCAVSCLVAKSEKELDEDVFNTPHVMRSSLA, from the coding sequence ATGGCGGGTACACAAGCCCCGACGCGTCGAGGGATCTTATCGCCCTGGACGCGCCTCCCCCTCTGGAAGCAGATCTTCATTGCCCTGGTGCTCGGCCTGAGCCTCGGGGTGTTGCTCAATCAGACCGGCCACGCTGACCTGGCGGCCGACATCAAGCCGCTGGGTGACCTGTTCATTCGCGGCATCAAGATGCTGATCGTGCCGCTGGTCTTCATCTCGCTGGTCACCGGCGTCGCCTCGCTCAATGACATGGCCAAGATCGGCCGCCTGAGCCTCAAGACCCTGGTGCTCTATCTGGGCATGACGGCCGTGGCGATCACCCTCGGTCTGGGGCTGGCCAGCCTCTTCCAGCCGGGCGTCGGCATCGACCTGGGCAGTGCGGCGAGCGTCGACGTCCGCGAGCCGCCCACGGCGGTCGATACCCTGCTCGGGCTGGTGCCGACCAACGCCGTCGAGGCCTTTGCCGAAGGCAACGTGCTGCAGATAATCGTCTTCGCGATCCTGTTCGGCCTGTCCATCACCCTGGTGGGTGAGAAGGCGCGCCCGGTCAAGGCGTTCTTCGACTCCGCGGCCGACATCATCTACCGCATGACCAGCATCATCATCTCCTTCACGCCCTACGGTGTCTTCGCGCTGATGACCTGGGTGGCGGGGACCTACGGGCTGGCGATGCTGGCGCCGTTGGCCAAGGTGATCGGGATCGTCTACCTGGGGTGCCTGCTGCACGCCGTGGTGGTGTACGGCGGCTTGCTGCGCTTGCTCGCCCGCCTGAACCCCGTGCGCTACTTCCAGGGCAGTGTCGAGCCGATCATGCTGGCCTTCACCAGCACCTCCAGCTCCGGCACCCTGCCGGTGACCATGATGGCCGCCGAGCAGAACCTGGGCGTCAAGCGCAGCGTCTCGAGCTTCGTGCTGCCGCTGGGCGCGACCATCAACATGGATGGCACCGCGCTCTATCAGGGGGTCTGTGCGCTGTTCATCGCCCAGGCCTACGGCGTCGACCTGGGGGCCGCCGAATTCGTCACCATCATCCTGACCGCCACCCTGGGCTCCATCGGCACCGCCGGCGTGCCGGGAGCCGGGCTGATCATGCTCTCGCTGGTGCTGACCTCGGTCGGCCTGCCGCTGGAAGGGGTCGCCATCATCGCCGGTATCGACCGTATCCTCGACATGGCGCGTACCGGGCTGAACGTGGCGGGCGATTGTGCGGTGAGCTGCCTGGTCGCCAAGAGCGAGAAGGAACTGGACGAGGACGTCTTCAACACGCCTCACGTGATGCGCTCCTCGCTCGCCTGA
- a CDS encoding aspartate/glutamate racemase family protein, with translation MVSTGAHRPASVSPVQRYGVVGGLGALGSADVLIKTVRTAEHCKQNGGVDIAFEQRHFEEGPGMADEGYDPLRRKFYVYSVLKELQGRVEHALVPCFLSHTFLAEITPEIPYSVIDIFDALRERIARDYPEVRKIGVLTSSYVRASRIFDARLGDRVEIVYPDADVQRDALMQAIYGPSGIKQGHHGGECLQLLMAACDNLVSRGAEIIVPGLSEIPVLMSSLQPLTPVPLLDANLIYAEYALGYDRERERRQFKLGVLGGVGPAATVDFMRKVVGLTEAERDQDHLKMVVEQNPQIPDRTANLIGNGEDPSIPMLATCQRLEADGAHAIAIPCNTAHAFVARIQPYIGIPIVNMLTAVVEHISASREAPVRVGLLATSGTVESRVYHEVVTAAGHELLAPDAEYQARVMEAIYGGLGVKAGHVVGACSEHLQAAIEHLLARGAEVIILGCTELPLIELDPARFQGVALLDPSEILARRCVALAQ, from the coding sequence ATGGTATCCACTGGGGCCCACCGTCCCGCTTCCGTCTCGCCGGTCCAGCGCTATGGCGTGGTGGGCGGGCTGGGCGCGCTCGGCAGCGCTGACGTGCTGATCAAGACGGTGCGAACCGCGGAGCACTGCAAGCAGAACGGCGGTGTCGACATCGCCTTCGAGCAGCGTCACTTCGAGGAAGGCCCCGGCATGGCCGACGAGGGCTATGATCCGCTGCGGCGCAAGTTCTACGTCTACAGCGTGCTCAAGGAGCTGCAAGGCAGGGTCGAGCACGCCTTGGTGCCCTGCTTCCTGTCGCATACCTTCCTGGCCGAGATCACGCCGGAGATCCCCTACAGCGTCATCGATATCTTCGATGCCCTGCGGGAGCGCATCGCGCGAGACTATCCGGAGGTGCGCAAGATAGGCGTGCTGACCTCCAGCTACGTGCGCGCCTCGCGCATCTTCGACGCGCGCCTCGGCGATCGGGTGGAGATCGTCTATCCGGATGCGGACGTGCAGCGCGATGCCCTCATGCAGGCGATCTACGGCCCCAGCGGCATCAAGCAGGGCCATCATGGCGGCGAGTGCCTGCAGCTGCTGATGGCCGCCTGCGACAACCTGGTCAGCCGGGGCGCCGAGATCATCGTCCCGGGCTTGAGCGAGATTCCGGTGCTGATGTCGTCGCTGCAGCCGCTGACACCGGTGCCGCTGCTGGACGCCAACCTGATCTATGCCGAGTACGCGCTGGGCTACGACCGTGAACGCGAGCGCCGCCAGTTCAAGCTGGGGGTGCTGGGCGGGGTCGGGCCCGCGGCGACGGTGGATTTCATGCGCAAGGTGGTCGGCCTGACCGAGGCCGAGCGCGACCAGGACCACCTCAAGATGGTGGTCGAGCAGAACCCGCAGATTCCCGATCGCACCGCCAACCTCATCGGCAACGGCGAGGACCCGAGCATCCCGATGCTGGCCACCTGCCAGCGTCTCGAGGCCGATGGCGCCCACGCGATTGCCATCCCCTGCAACACGGCACACGCCTTCGTGGCGCGCATCCAGCCCTATATCGGGATTCCCATCGTCAACATGCTGACCGCCGTGGTCGAGCACATCAGCGCCAGCCGCGAAGCGCCTGTCCGGGTGGGGCTGCTGGCGACCAGCGGCACCGTAGAGAGCCGTGTCTATCACGAGGTGGTGACGGCCGCAGGCCACGAGCTCCTGGCCCCGGACGCCGAGTATCAGGCGCGCGTCATGGAGGCCATCTACGGCGGCCTCGGCGTGAAGGCCGGGCATGTCGTCGGCGCCTGCAGCGAGCACCTGCAGGCCGCCATCGAGCATCTGCTGGCCAGGGGGGCGGAGGTCATCATCCTCGGCTGCACCGAGCTGCCGCTGATCGAGCTAGACCCGGCGCGGTTTCAGGGGGTGGCGCTGCTGGATCCCTCGGAAATCCTGGCGCGGCGCTGCGTGGCGCTGGCGCAGTAG
- a CDS encoding LysR family transcriptional regulator, with translation MEINWLEDFLTLAVTRNFSRAATLRHVTQPAFSRRIRNLEYWVGASLIDRSLYPVGLTPAGEAFQRTAQDALSVLRIGREEALGYVPKMEEVVSISASHTLAVSFFADWHEQLQDDLGVIKARIMADHVAGCVESLISGNCDLMLAYNSPLLPTLTDIGCYPSIVLGGERLVPVSAVDSHGQAIFPLDGDSPQPYLCYSTDSYLGRLTALIINRERLSSRLEFCYECSMSDVLTRGALACSGIAWVPERAVREELEGGRLVIVGDESHTAPLDICLFRRADLDLPVAERIWQACLPAPGESERH, from the coding sequence GTGGAAATAAACTGGCTGGAAGACTTCCTTACCCTGGCGGTGACGCGCAACTTCTCCCGCGCCGCCACGCTGCGCCACGTGACTCAGCCGGCCTTCAGCCGACGTATTCGCAACCTGGAGTACTGGGTGGGGGCCTCCCTGATCGACCGCAGCCTCTACCCGGTGGGGCTGACCCCGGCGGGAGAGGCCTTCCAGCGCACCGCCCAGGATGCCCTCTCGGTTCTGCGCATCGGACGCGAGGAAGCGCTGGGGTATGTGCCCAAGATGGAGGAGGTCGTGTCCATCTCCGCCTCCCATACGCTGGCGGTCAGCTTCTTCGCGGACTGGCACGAGCAGCTGCAGGATGACCTGGGGGTCATCAAGGCGCGAATCATGGCCGATCACGTGGCCGGCTGCGTCGAGTCCCTGATCAGCGGCAACTGCGACCTGATGCTGGCCTACAATAGCCCGCTGCTGCCGACACTGACCGATATCGGGTGCTACCCCTCGATCGTGCTGGGCGGCGAGCGCCTGGTGCCGGTCAGCGCCGTGGACAGCCACGGGCAGGCGATTTTTCCCCTCGACGGCGACAGTCCCCAGCCCTATCTCTGCTACTCCACCGACAGCTACCTGGGGCGTCTCACGGCGCTCATCATCAACCGTGAACGCCTCTCGTCGCGGCTGGAGTTCTGCTATGAATGCTCCATGTCCGACGTCCTGACGCGTGGTGCACTCGCCTGCAGCGGCATTGCCTGGGTGCCGGAGCGTGCCGTGAGGGAGGAGCTCGAGGGAGGGCGTCTCGTCATCGTCGGCGACGAGTCCCACACCGCTCCGCTGGATATCTGCCTCTTCCGCCGCGCCGACCTCGATCTGCCCGTCGCGGAGCGGATCTGGCAGGCATGTCTGCCGGCGCCTGGGGAATCAGAGCGGCACTGA
- a CDS encoding LysE family translocator, producing MTLESAMSFLAAVFLFGITPGPGVFAILARALVGGVGSCALLALGMVVSDIIYLVAACLGLAVIATLWGDAFTVIRIVGAVYLIYLGWRMWRAPLDLEGENAKGGATGMALSFVQGFLISASNPKVILFYIAFLPTFMDLAALDAGDILLASALTLIGLMLGLMMIALFAAKARRFFRTQASVQTLNRSAGSIMIGAGVFLATKH from the coding sequence ATGACCCTGGAAAGCGCGATGTCGTTTCTCGCCGCCGTGTTCCTTTTCGGCATCACCCCCGGCCCCGGGGTCTTTGCCATCCTGGCGCGCGCTCTGGTGGGCGGTGTGGGCTCTTGCGCCCTGTTGGCGCTTGGCATGGTCGTCAGCGACATCATCTATCTGGTGGCTGCCTGTCTGGGCCTCGCCGTCATTGCCACGCTCTGGGGCGACGCCTTTACCGTGATACGCATCGTCGGCGCCGTCTATCTCATCTATCTGGGATGGAGAATGTGGAGGGCGCCGCTGGACCTGGAGGGGGAGAATGCGAAGGGAGGCGCAACCGGTATGGCGCTGAGTTTCGTGCAGGGCTTTCTGATTTCGGCCTCGAATCCGAAGGTCATTCTGTTCTACATCGCCTTCTTGCCCACGTTCATGGACCTGGCCGCCCTCGATGCGGGCGATATTCTGTTGGCCTCGGCTCTGACGCTCATTGGCTTGATGCTTGGCCTCATGATGATTGCCCTGTTCGCCGCCAAGGCCCGTCGCTTCTTTCGCACCCAGGCATCCGTGCAGACACTGAATCGAAGCGCGGGCTCCATCATGATCGGTGCAGGCGTTTTCCTGGCGACCAAGCACTGA
- the phbB gene encoding acetoacetyl-CoA reductase: MTKQAPVAWVTGGTGGIGSAICRELATQGYMVVAGYHNPEKAKAWLETQKAEGYDNIALSGIDLTDYASCVDGVKEIREAYGPVSVLVNCAGITRDGTMKKMSPEQWSEVIDTNLNSVFNTCRSVIEDMLEEGYGRIINISSINGRKGQFGQVNYAAAKAGMHGLTMSLAQETATKGITVNTVSPGYIATDMIMNIPEKVREAIRETIPVKRYGTPEEIGRVVAFLADKDQGFITGANIDINGGQFMG; the protein is encoded by the coding sequence ATGACAAAGCAAGCACCCGTCGCCTGGGTCACTGGTGGTACCGGCGGTATCGGCAGTGCCATCTGCCGCGAGCTCGCCACACAGGGCTATATGGTGGTCGCGGGATATCACAATCCGGAGAAGGCGAAGGCCTGGCTGGAGACCCAGAAGGCAGAGGGCTATGACAACATCGCCCTGTCCGGGATCGATCTCACCGACTACGCGTCCTGCGTGGACGGGGTGAAGGAGATCCGCGAGGCCTACGGCCCCGTCAGCGTGCTGGTCAACTGCGCCGGCATCACCCGCGATGGCACCATGAAGAAGATGTCGCCGGAGCAGTGGAGCGAGGTGATCGACACCAACCTCAACAGCGTCTTCAACACCTGTCGCAGCGTGATCGAGGACATGCTGGAGGAGGGCTACGGCCGGATCATCAACATCTCCTCCATCAACGGCCGCAAGGGGCAGTTCGGCCAGGTGAACTACGCGGCGGCTAAGGCAGGGATGCACGGCCTGACCATGTCACTGGCCCAGGAGACCGCCACCAAGGGCATCACCGTCAATACCGTGTCGCCCGGCTACATCGCCACCGACATGATCATGAACATTCCCGAGAAGGTGCGCGAGGCCATTCGCGAGACCATCCCGGTCAAGCGCTACGGCACCCCCGAGGAGATCGGTCGCGTGGTTGCCTTCCTGGCCGACAAGGACCAGGGCTTCATCACCGGCGCCAACATCGACATCAACGGCGGCCAGTTCATGGGCTGA